From the genome of Astatotilapia calliptera chromosome 3, fAstCal1.2, whole genome shotgun sequence:
tcttaactgcactactgtatagctctgtgtaaataatcattctgtacattcgataatctttaatcctacaactgtttacaacttgcatagttcccatttctgtataactgtatatctcagattcctgtaaagttatttatctcatattctgtatagtttttcatatttatatcctgttcatatcctgtacatagcttgtactcactacagcctgtacatacttatagttatagaatattcacaacatacttcataccgtgtacattataacataccataatagacccatttctgtaatatactcacatatctatattattgctaatatatattgtaatatatctatatcactaaagcacttctggatggatgcaaactgcatttcgttgccctgtacctgtgcatgtgcaatgacaataaagttgaattctattctattctattatttactacatttatttaaatccagtaaCCTACAGCAGAGGTTTCTAACTTTTGTCATCCAAGTTCCCACACAGATGGACTTGAGTGGCCTTTTATCCTTAAAAAAACCCATTATTTGAtctaatttaaaatgcattttaaaactctttttaaacatgatcttagCTATTCATTGGCTTAATCTGTAGATTTACTGCTATCTGTtactttcagctttttttcctACCTATTCATTTCCAAACCCCTTTTAGTCTGCCTCTCAGTACTAGTGTACTTCTGTGCCTGGTTGGGAATCGCTTCCCTCCACACAAAAAGATGCCTATCATTCTGGACATCACGCTGCTTTTGGACATTCAGGTCACTGTCTGGTTCATGTCTTCTCATCATACAAACAAAGACTGAAATCTGCTTAACCTGTGTATAAAACACTGATAAGATGGACCAACAAGGCAAAGAAGGAACTTCAAGTTTGCTTTGACTACACAGACTAGGTCGTCTTTGATCCTGCAGCCACTGACCCCTATGAGGTGACTGACACCGTGACCTTACATATCAGCTTTCGTGAGGATGTGTGCATTCTCACTACAATGAGACGTGTCTACCACAGTGACAAGCTATGGTCTCCTGAGCTGAAGGTCATCCATGAGGTCAGGGAAGAGGCCCACAGAAGACAATGCAATCTGAGCAGCTACGCAAAGCTCCTGTGCCAAGCCATAAAACTGGAAAACAGCTAGACTGAAGCATTTTTGACAACTGGTCAAAACTGTCCTTTTCTAACATTTAAATTAGTCACTGACCTCAGAGCGTTTTACGACAGGTTTGATATGTCCATCCAAAGATAAAGATGCAGCAAACATTAAGCTGTAACACACTTTCAAACATCTGGAGTCTCCAACAGACTCAATTAGCACAGCTGCCCTCCACATCTGCTTCCTCTTTACAGTATTTTTACCCCATACAAGACTCTGTACAGCTTCTGAAGTTGACCAGTGACAGCGTGTCTTTCAACAAGGCAGCGTATAGTAAGATAACAGCAAAAGACAAATGAGAGACTAGTTAGAGAAATAATAAGAAAGATGCCagagagagttcagactgtgatGATGAAAATAGTCATGGCAgttattgactttcaagctcgttAGAATGGTCTCTGTTTTATATGGTGTTTACACGTGTTTGCCAAAGTTTCAATAAAtcgctgcacctatttcccattttcctagctaAACATAAAAAGAGGGGTTGCTcaacacttttgcacagtgctgtagaccaggggtgtccaactccaggccgcgagggccagtgtcctgcaggttttagatatcaccctgggtcaacacacctgaatcaaaggattacttcattaccaggcctctggagaacttcaagacatgttgaggaggtcatttagccaattaaatcagctgtgtcggatcatggacacatctaaaacctgcaggacaccagcccgcgaggcctggagttcgacacctgtgctgTAGACCATCTGGAGATTTAGTAGACTTAATTTGAGGAAGTTAAAGTTAACTTTAAAAATCAACTATTAACAgttacaaacataaaaaaaaaatctacaataCTGCACTAAAGAGCCTCATTTCAGGTATTTCATTCACAAAATTATTCCTTTACAAAAGAATAACATTGCTCTGAGATCTGTGACACAAGTTAAGTTATTCTGCATgagagaaaggagaaaacaTCCCTGGTCCACAACCTCCCTTTGTCAattttattacattaatataatAGATTATATTCAGGGATAGAACCAGGTGTAGTGTTGCAGTGATAAGATCACACTGCTCACTGTGGTTTCCCATTTGGTCCTTAATGTTTCCTTTTACAGGACTAGATTAGTGTTTCCACTGCATATGGCATGTAATGAATCACTAATCACGCCTTTAAAAGTTTGTTGATTTTACCCCAAAACATGGATTTAATTGTTCCCATCCCACCCCCACATGCTGTACTTGTATTGTGCTTTATTAAATAGCTCAGGGTAAAGACCTGTTATAATCAGTGTCTCCAGCTCATCTCAGCAGGGCACTGAACATGCCAACTGACATTGTGAATACCATTATGGCAGGGTTGTCCAACTCCAGGACTCgcgggctggtgtcctgcaggttttagatgtgtccttgatccatcacagcagATATAACGGCTAAATTGCCTCcttaacatgtcttgaagttctccagaggcctggtaatgaagtaATCCTTTGATTCAGGcatgttgacccagggtgatatctaaaacctgcaggacactgcccctcgaggcctggagttggacacccctgtatTATGGTATTTTGTGAGAAAAGAAGCAAGAAGTGCTTGCCTCTGCTCCTCACATAGATAAGATTTGTTAATTTGTCTATTTTCAGGGGAAAAAATAGATTATTGATGTTATAGAAAACACAGCTCCAAAAAGACCGCTCTGGGTATACATTTTTACAATTAAATGAATTGATCCATAGGAAAACCACTTTATTATCAGTGTTATTCATTGTTCAGCTCCTCAAGTTTGTCTCAAGAGTACCTGTACCTACCTAATTGTGCAGCTAAAAAAGGGGTTTTCAGCGACTGACAGAGATGTGAACAGGGCCAACTGTCTTGTCAGCCTCGTCCTTCGTTTCTGTCAAAAACATGTACAATTCTTGGAGACATGAACTTATTTACATTAATCTGAAGGTTAAAAATGTCAGCTTAATGTCTAAATAGGCACAATGGCAACTATTGTAAGCAATCCTAATAGATTAATGAATGTTTGGATATTTCTTGTGATGGCCCTTAAAGCAATAACACAAACTGAATGTTTCAGAAAGCAAACCGGCCTCATACATTACATCACCTGATGTACAGTCTAATGTCATACTCACCACATCTTTCTCCATCACTGTTGTCTGAATGAAGCTGTGAAAGAAATTAAGGTAAAGGGACCTGTCTAAATGCTGTCACTTTAACAAATTCCTGAACACACCAGTAGTACAGATACTATATTGCATTTAGAACAACTGGTAAAAATAACCTCAATGATTGTGTATATTGTGTTTGTAAAGGGATGTCCAACCTGTCTCCAGCTGAGTCGTGTGTCACCAGCAGACAGGTTAGAGCAGCATTCACACAGGTCACTGTCTCCCTCTGTCGTACGCTGGCTGAACAAAAGACACATGCTGACCTTTAGATGGGAAACTACACCTTTAACAGTACATCTCTCATCAGTGGATGTGACCTGAGATGAAACTGACAAGTATGAAGATATGAAACTGCAATGTTTAAAATTTTAGAAGCCTAAACTGAAGGTGGGCCTGTGAAAGAAGCAGGTTTTTTTCAAGCTTGCTATGTAAGCTTTGTTTCAAAGTGGCCATAAGATGGCAGCTGATGAACATCtttaaacagaaacattaaTTAAGCACACTAGTCCAATATTTAATTCAACAATATTACAGTTCTTCCCTAACGTTTTCTACACAGGCAGTAATTTaaccttttttgtaatttaaccTCTGTACACCACCTCAGTGGATTTTGAATCAAACACTaaagatgtgactgaagtgcagacttcaGACTGACTGACGGGTACAGTTTCAAGACCACTGATGATGCGTTCTATACTTCAGGATTTTTATTCACATATTAAATAGAAaccttatatttaaatctatgtTAGTTTGTACTGTTAATGTTCAGCCTCTGATGCGGGTTTGTGTATAAAAATCCCTAGAAATATACACCTTTATAAAACCCTTTGAAGTGCacaaagtctgcacttcagtcaaATATTGACTGACTAAATCCACCATGGTGTCGtacagacacaaaaaaaatacaaaaactgccAATTGTCCAACAAATTATAGAACGAGATGAGTTAAAGTCATTTATGGTAGAATGTAGATGGAAAGTCTGGCAGTAAACTGTCCATAAGACATGTGTAATGCAGGAGGACTGTATCAGACTTGGAcatgatgtgttttgtgttctatTCACAAATGACTACAACTGTATTGACTTTTTTCTTATAGTCAAAAGAAAATACTCAGCCCTGATTTGTGATAAATCTGTAGCCTTGCAAGGAGAGAGGGTCAGGCTTCAATGTAGCTACGCAAGAGTCCACATATACAGTGACAGGAGGGTGCATCAGGGCCTCCACTCTGGCTTCTAAAAGCACTGCTTCCCCCTGCTGATACACTGTGGAACTACACTGAGAGGTGCACACATCTGTGGAACAAGTTTTCTTTCCAGTGCCTGCTTCATTTAGACTCCACATACAAACAATATCGCCAAACTAGAGAATGAATAAGACTTCAGTTTAACCTGCCAAGATATGAAGGGAGAACTGCTGCAGTCCAAAGACACTGACCGTGGATGTCATTGGTTCCCAGGTTAGGCTTAGTGGTTCTCGACTTACATTTTGCTTCCTGTATTCACACAAAAATTACACACAGGTTATGCCAGTGTTTGTCATCATATAAACACACAGGCGTTGAACTCAGTTTAATCTGGACAAGTTTCTTGTTACTGTTAACCGTTTGAACCCTGCACTGTTGGTTTTCTATTCTAATCATTcagcttttacttttactccacTAAAGTGACCAGCTTCGCTTATTTTGCCAGTGATACAATTTGTACCGTTAgccaacaatttaaaaaaaaatcagccattTAAACTGTTTACAATTTAACTACTAGCTATAGTAACATAATTGATCAATTAACAGTATACAACAACACATTACATCATTCATATACTTTTAGCGAGCCGTATGATTTGCCCCCTTTCCCGCCGTTTATTGATCAATTATAGTAATTTATCTTCCTTTTAGATGCCATTTTCTGCCTTTTATCGGTTACGTTGAATTCAAACTTGCTCTTTTAATCCTTTAAGCGTACCAGCTGAGCTTATTTTTACACTGGACTCAGTCTCACATTCTCGTAGCCCTGCAGAGATAACCATTTCAgcttcagacaccgcttcctttggtctgcaggagctttcctGGGACAAGTTTTCTCCAAGTTGAAAACACTGGGGACTGAACGTCTGTCCTGGGAAAACTGATGCTTCTCGGCTATTCTCACTTTGTTTTCGCCGCATCGCATTTGAAGTGCTTTAAAGAGTTTCTACATTATTTTTGGGGCAAAACGCAGATATACCAAAACTACGAAAATGTAGGCGACACCGGTGTGTTTTCCCTGGGTAGCCATTGCCAAAGAGAAAACCCAAGGCCTGAGAAATAAACGTGGTTGTACACAGGTGTACTGCGCCGTGCTCTCGCGCGCTGGACCGTGGATTCTACTTTCAAAGACTGTGGGGggaaatacaaacatttttattcacgCTATACTTAATAAAAAACAGGTGCTACATTAAGCAATTTTGTTTTggtgacctttttttttcttgtcaacACACTGCATCCTAATTCTATTTTATCAGTACACATATGTGGAAATATTCATTTCAAGATAACGATATTTTCGCACACTCGAATATTTGTTAGtttagtagtagtagcagtCGTAGCCTACAGTAATTTCACTTTCAAACGACTGAAACCGGTGACTTTTTGTGTttagaaacaaaatgaaacgaAAAGACCGAAAGGCTCTTGAGGGCATAACTGTGAGTGGAACCAATGTCAAGACGGAACTCAGTTACTCCTCTTAGTGTTCCGTAGGGATAGTTATTGTAGCTGTACTTAGTAAGCGTCGGATGTTTTGAAACTGCTGACGAGTGTTTGGATGTTATATgtgtttgtaaaaaataaaaaaggacagaaaagaggaaaaacatggaTAAAAAGTCCGTGCCAGCGCCGTCAGAGGAAGAGATTGACTGGGGAGGAAGTGGAGCAGGAGGGAGCAAAAATTTACAAAAGGACAAAACTTTATTGAAGAATGTGCACACTGGTCTTCCTAATCCACCTTCGGGTGCTATAAAATGTTCTCTAATAAAAGGAGACTATCTCTACTTCCACTATGGATGCGATGGACAGGATGACAGAGGCTGGGGATGTGGCTACAGGACCGTTCAAACGCTGTCTTCGTGGATTTGTCATAACTGCTCTCCGCCTAAGAACCACTGCAGGCCGGTACCAAGCCTCCCCGAAATCCAGCAAGCGTTGGTAACAATGGGGGACAAAACCGACTCCTTTTCAGGCTCCAGGGAGTGGATAGGAACATTTGAATGCTCTCTAGTCCTCGATCATTTCTACGATGTTCCCTGCAAAGTGGTGCATGTCAGAGGCGGAGGGGCCGAGCTGGAGCATGTCGCAGTGGCTGAGCTCCATCAGCACTTTGAGAAGCATAACTCTCCAGTGATGATGGGAGGAGACAGAGACAACTCCTCAAAGGGGGTATTGGGGGTGTGGACCGGGGATAAGGGGAGCTATTTGCTGGTTCTCGACCCGCATTACTATGGATGTGACCTGGACAGGACAGAGCTGCAGAGGAGAGGGTGGGTGGCATGGAAAAGAGTATCATCTCTGGATCAGTCTTCATTTTATAATCTGTGTCTGCCACAGACTGCAAGACTGCTAAATGTGTTTTAGACATTCAGTATGGTTGTTTCAAAATGAGCTGCAGTGCCATCCTGTGGTTAAACTCATTAAAGCTCTTGAAGAGCAGCAGTACCAATCGTatatgttggtttttgttttgttttttttttattagaaattTGAGGATCAGTTAATTTCTTGGTCAAAACAGTGTGTTTGGCTTCTCAAATgtcttcattttgtgtttttgtgaaaaatatttttcagtatTCTACAGGCCTACATAGACCCTTGACAGctgctcatttttatttcacattttgtgcACAAGATCATTAACTACAAATGCATGCGTCTCCTGATCATGCTGGATACACAAAGCCATCATAAACTGAGGAAAGTCTTGTGATCACCTACACATGATATGTGCTGGACAATGCTTCAATATGCACTGAGAAAGAGATCTGTACGCATGTAAACATATTAAATGAGACAAGCTTCATTTAGGCTCACTCAATTCTCCGTTTTATTCCTTCCatcatataatttaatttgacATGACATCTGGGTTCCATTTATTTCTCGAGCTACATTTCTGCCAAGAGATCAAAAGATCACCTTTTATATCATTTATCTGATACACAATCTTTATAGAAAATCTGGAAGTTCTTGTCCACATCCATCCTCCCCTTGAGGAATTTCTCTAGGTTTTTGAGAGGAACCTCCACCATTTGGTTGTTGACACGATCATTTAGCCCATATGCACCAAAGACAGGGAACTTATAGCGCACAAAGTACGGCGCATTTTGGTCGAACTCGGTGCAGCAGTAGGCCGACCACATGTACTCGGGCACAGCTACCCGGTCCTGGTTGTTGCGACGGATCGTGTGTCCAGAAGTGGTGACCCCGGTGATCACAAAGGCTTTGCCGCGGCAGTAGTTGTTGAGGCGCTTTCGGACGATGTCTCGGTGTTCCGCCCAAGGACCCATGTTGAACTCCCTGATCTGAGGCACCACATTCGTCAAGGTGTAGGTGGACGCCTTGTCTAGAGGGTCAGCCTGATGCTCATCGGGATTTAGTTGGCCGCGTTCATACTGAACCACATCGGCGTAGTCCTCCAGGACTGCCTGGGAGTCCTCAAAGTTCATGTGCATGTTTGCAGACTGGGGGAAGGGCTCCATGTTACTGCTGCTCTTTTCTGAGGCCAactatggagagagagagagaaaataaaaagcaaagtaGTTTTACTCACAGTTTGCACACTCATTTTTTTCTGGGAATGGTGCAAAGACTCATGGGAATAGAGATGATATGATCGTATTGTTTGCTTGTGCGACTGTTTAAATAGACCAGTAGTTGTCCAATAACTCAGTGGAAATGTGAATAAGCTCATATCTTGTCACACTTATACAAATATAGGAGACAAAACTCATGGTATGTGGGCAAAGAGTTGAAgttatacttttaaaaagatAATCTGTTTATGAAGATTAACCCCAACCTGACACACCAGATGGCTGCCTCTCCCTTAGCCTgtttctgtcggaggtttcttcctgctaaaagggagttttttttcttcccactgtctccaagtgcttgctcttcgtctgattgttggtctttaccttacagtataaagcagctTAAGGCAACTGTTATTTTGATTtggctctatataaataaaactgaattaaaatagGAAGACAAAAACAGTATAACAGCATCCAAAGGGTTGAGAGTCAGCTACTAAAGCTTACAATAAGCGCAGCCATGAACTGTAAACTCTGTTGTAGTTTACACAAAGCACCGTTAAAAGTTGACAAATCTAGCTGCCAGTGCTTTTCTGCAATTAAACAGCCACTTCTTACAGAAAAGAAACgcacttttgtcatttttagagAAAAATGCCAAATTTGCATAAATGGTAATGGCAACACTATCTCAGTGAAATAGCACACAGAGCTAATAAAGCAGCTTATCTCAGCTTTACATTGTTTCTATTACAGTAGCATAGTTGCTGCAGTTCTTTAGCTGCTTGTTAAGAAACATCAGGTGATATTGCCTTTACACttccaaaaatgtcaagaaatcTCCAATGACTGCATGTGAATAGATACAGAGTAGTGTGAATATATGGTATATATAGTGTGAATAGTATTATGTCAGATATATAGCACACTGTATGGGCAAACATGCAAAATTGAGAATGAAACCAggcttctgttttatttgtttcatccTTGACTGAGCTCGCAAGCACTCTCACCTGAGGCTCGAACATCCAAGGGAAATCCACCTTCTTCTCCCCGTCTGACTTCTTGAATGTATAGGCTGAGTAGATGGGGACGTGTTTGTGTGAGTCGTACAGGGTGACATAGCGGGGTTTGTCCTCATACCGCTGGCAGATCTTCTTAAAGGAGTTGCTGAGGTATCCTCGTGGTGGTGTTCCCATAAAGAGAGAGTCCTTGCAGCGCTCCGCATGGTTGAAGTCTCCCACAACTCCTGCCTGGGACACTTCAAGCAATCCACACATTAGGAAGATCATGGCAGCTGCCGTTGCTAAGGCACAATTTGTAAATGTAGGTATCAtcactgcagcttttttttctcagcagctctcttttg
Proteins encoded in this window:
- the ufsp1 gene encoding ufm1-specific protease 1: MDKKSVPAPSEEEIDWGGSGAGGSKNLQKDKTLLKNVHTGLPNPPSGAIKCSLIKGDYLYFHYGCDGQDDRGWGCGYRTVQTLSSWICHNCSPPKNHCRPVPSLPEIQQALVTMGDKTDSFSGSREWIGTFECSLVLDHFYDVPCKVVHVRGGGAELEHVAVAELHQHFEKHNSPVMMGGDRDNSSKGVLGVWTGDKGSYLLVLDPHYYGCDLDRTELQRRGWVAWKRVSSLDQSSFYNLCLPQTARLLNVF
- the LOC113012242 gene encoding endonuclease domain-containing 1 protein-like; translated protein: MIFLMCGLLEVSQAGVVGDFNHAERCKDSLFMGTPPRGYLSNSFKKICQRYEDKPRYVTLYDSHKHVPIYSAYTFKKSDGEKKVDFPWMFEPQLASEKSSSNMEPFPQSANMHMNFEDSQAVLEDYADVVQYERGQLNPDEHQADPLDKASTYTLTNVVPQIREFNMGPWAEHRDIVRKRLNNYCRGKAFVITGVTTSGHTIRRNNQDRVAVPEYMWSAYCCTEFDQNAPYFVRYKFPVFGAYGLNDRVNNQMVEVPLKNLEKFLKGRMDVDKNFQIFYKDCVSDK